The proteins below come from a single Asanoa ferruginea genomic window:
- a CDS encoding sugar ABC transporter substrate-binding protein — translation MILNRRAVVSVAVVAAFAAATAGCNSSDSGSTGGSGTDAGAKQPPIAVDLPRADSDFWNSYAKYIPQYAQETGINMMTPTNSQNDIAKLVANAQALTAQGAKAIVMAPQDTGAIATTLTMLESKKIPVVSVDTRPDKGKVFMVVRADNRAYGQKACEFLGEKLGGKGKVIEFQGSLSSVNGRDRSEAFAECMKSKFPGITIFEEPTEWEGAKASAALQTRLAQHPDIKGIYMQAGGVFLAPTLQLLKSKNALVPPTDPKHIFIVSNDGIPQEFDAIRKGEIDATVSQPADLYAKYALFYAKAAVEGKTFTPGPTDHDSTIIDVGNGVLEDQLPAPLVTKDNVDDASLWGNQIGK, via the coding sequence ATGATCCTGAACAGACGCGCCGTCGTCAGCGTGGCGGTCGTCGCCGCATTCGCCGCGGCGACCGCTGGTTGCAACTCGTCCGACAGCGGCTCCACCGGCGGCAGCGGCACCGACGCGGGTGCCAAGCAGCCGCCGATCGCCGTCGACCTGCCCCGGGCCGACTCCGACTTCTGGAACTCCTACGCGAAATACATCCCGCAGTACGCGCAGGAAACCGGCATCAACATGATGACGCCGACCAACTCGCAGAACGACATCGCCAAGCTGGTCGCCAACGCGCAGGCGCTCACCGCCCAGGGCGCCAAGGCGATCGTGATGGCTCCGCAGGACACCGGCGCCATCGCCACGACGCTGACCATGCTGGAGAGCAAGAAGATCCCGGTCGTCTCCGTCGACACCCGGCCCGACAAGGGCAAGGTCTTCATGGTGGTGCGGGCCGACAACCGCGCCTACGGCCAGAAGGCCTGCGAGTTCCTCGGTGAGAAGCTCGGCGGCAAGGGCAAGGTCATCGAGTTCCAGGGCTCGCTCTCGTCGGTCAACGGTCGTGACCGGTCCGAGGCGTTCGCCGAGTGCATGAAGTCGAAGTTCCCCGGCATCACCATCTTCGAGGAGCCGACCGAGTGGGAGGGCGCCAAGGCGTCCGCGGCGCTCCAGACCCGGCTCGCCCAGCACCCCGACATCAAGGGCATCTACATGCAGGCCGGCGGCGTGTTCCTGGCGCCGACCCTGCAACTGCTCAAGTCGAAGAACGCGCTGGTGCCGCCGACCGACCCGAAGCACATCTTCATCGTCTCCAACGACGGCATCCCGCAGGAGTTCGACGCCATCCGCAAGGGCGAGATCGACGCCACCGTCTCGCAGCCGGCCGACCTCTACGCCAAGTACGCGCTGTTCTACGCCAAGGCCGCGGTCGAGGGAAAGACGTTCACCCCTGGACCGACCGACCATGACAGCACCATCATCGACGTCGGCAACGGCGTGCTCGAAGACCAGCTGCCGGCGCCGCTCGTGACGAAGGACAACGTCGACGACGCGTCGTTGTGGGGCAACCAGATCGGGAAGTGA
- a CDS encoding sugar ABC transporter ATP-binding protein, translated as MTAALSDAVGGGARALPPAVAANQITKRFGATTALADVSVAIRPGETHALVGRNGAGKSTLVSVLTGLHRADEGTVSFNGEPAPAPADRDGWRRQVACVYQRSTIIPTLTVAENLFLNRQTDRGFIRWGGLRRRAGALLEEYGVAVDPAALAGDLNVEQRQLVEIARALSLGTRFIILDEPTARLDATAIERLFVRLRSLSASGVTMLFISHHLREVYEVCDTVTVLRDARWVLTEPVSAVSHDQLVAAMTGEAVGLTEVAPREVPPGDSVLSLRGLTLADAYTGIDLELRAGEIVGVTGSGSSGKVSLAETVGGLRRADSGTVSVGTLPVGAGVPAALKAGIGLVPEDRHREGLVPLLSVAENATLPIADRLGPASVVLPARRTAAAEAMIKKYDIRTESPAAPVSSLSGGNAQKVVLARALSTEPRVLVLINPTAGVDVRSKESLLGAVRSAADQGTGVLMVSDELDDLRHCDRVLVMFHGRVTATLAHGWDDAQVVAAVEGVSAAEGAES; from the coding sequence ATGACCGCAGCTCTGTCTGACGCGGTCGGCGGTGGGGCTCGCGCCCTGCCGCCGGCCGTGGCGGCTAACCAGATCACCAAACGCTTCGGCGCGACGACCGCCCTGGCCGACGTGAGCGTGGCGATCCGGCCCGGCGAGACACACGCCCTGGTCGGGCGCAACGGCGCCGGCAAGTCGACGCTGGTCTCGGTGCTCACCGGGCTGCACCGGGCCGACGAGGGCACCGTGTCGTTCAACGGCGAGCCGGCGCCCGCGCCGGCCGACCGCGACGGCTGGCGCCGCCAGGTCGCCTGCGTCTACCAGCGCTCGACCATCATCCCGACGCTGACGGTGGCGGAGAATCTCTTCCTCAACCGGCAGACCGATCGTGGCTTTATCCGCTGGGGTGGGCTGCGGCGGCGGGCGGGTGCGCTGCTCGAGGAATACGGCGTCGCGGTCGACCCGGCCGCGCTGGCCGGCGACCTCAACGTCGAGCAGCGCCAACTCGTCGAGATCGCCCGGGCGCTCTCGCTGGGCACCCGCTTCATCATCCTCGACGAGCCGACCGCCCGGCTCGACGCGACCGCCATCGAGCGCCTGTTCGTCCGGCTGCGGTCGCTGTCGGCCTCCGGCGTGACGATGCTGTTCATCTCGCACCACCTGCGCGAGGTCTACGAGGTGTGCGACACCGTGACCGTGCTCCGCGACGCCCGCTGGGTGCTCACCGAGCCGGTCTCGGCGGTCAGCCACGACCAACTCGTCGCGGCGATGACCGGCGAGGCCGTCGGGCTGACCGAGGTCGCGCCGCGCGAGGTGCCGCCCGGCGACAGCGTGCTGTCGTTGCGGGGGTTGACGCTCGCTGACGCCTACACGGGAATCGATCTGGAGCTGCGAGCCGGCGAGATCGTCGGCGTCACGGGTTCGGGCAGCAGTGGCAAGGTCTCGCTCGCCGAGACGGTCGGCGGGCTGCGGCGCGCCGACAGCGGCACGGTCTCCGTCGGCACTCTACCGGTCGGTGCCGGTGTGCCCGCGGCGCTCAAGGCGGGCATCGGGCTGGTTCCGGAAGACCGGCACCGCGAAGGCCTCGTGCCTCTGCTGTCGGTGGCGGAGAACGCGACCCTGCCGATCGCCGACCGGCTGGGACCCGCGAGCGTGGTGTTGCCGGCCCGGCGCACCGCTGCGGCCGAAGCGATGATCAAGAAGTACGACATCCGCACCGAGAGTCCGGCCGCGCCGGTATCCAGCCTCTCCGGCGGCAACGCGCAGAAGGTCGTGCTGGCCCGCGCGCTGTCCACCGAGCCGCGGGTGCTCGTGCTGATCAACCCGACCGCGGGTGTCGACGTGCGCTCCAAGGAGTCGCTGCTCGGCGCGGTGCGGTCGGCGGCCGACCAGGGGACCGGCGTGCTGATGGTCTCCGACGAACTCGACGACCTGCGGCACTGCGACCGCGTGCTGGTCATGTTCCACGGCCGCGTGACGGCCACACTGGCCCACGGCTGGGACGACGCACAGGTCGTCGCCGCGGTCGAGGGTGTTTCTGCTGCAGAAGGAGCGGAGTCATGA
- a CDS encoding ABC transporter permease, with amino-acid sequence MSGTTTTAPPSTPAEPAARRLTGPRLARMRDLALVPAIIVLVLVGALIDPVFLSSANITNVLQQQTELSLLVLAEAIILIGGRFDLSLESTVGLAPALGVALVIPAASNGIGTEWSSALAIPICLLVGLAIGAFNGLLILRFGLSAFIVTLGMLIVLRGLQIGITGGQNLFELPESVLYLGNALWLGLPASIWICAILFAIGIAVLGFFRHGRAVYAIGGNRDAARAAGIRADRVMWIVFIVGGVLAALAGLLMTGRLGSVAAAQGDGMIFTVFAAAVIGGVSMEGGKGTLFGALCGVIVLGLINNILTLAGVSAQWIQAIYGLIILVALMLARLTTGKAQD; translated from the coding sequence ATGAGCGGCACGACCACCACGGCACCGCCGTCGACGCCGGCGGAGCCGGCTGCGCGGCGGCTGACGGGGCCTCGGCTGGCGCGGATGCGGGACCTGGCACTCGTACCCGCGATCATCGTTCTGGTCCTGGTTGGTGCCTTGATCGATCCGGTGTTCCTGAGCAGCGCCAACATCACCAACGTGCTGCAACAGCAGACCGAGTTGTCGCTGCTGGTGCTGGCCGAGGCGATCATCCTGATCGGCGGCCGGTTCGACCTGTCGCTCGAGTCGACCGTCGGCCTCGCACCGGCGCTCGGCGTGGCCCTGGTCATTCCGGCCGCCAGCAACGGCATCGGCACCGAATGGTCCTCGGCCCTGGCGATCCCGATCTGCCTGCTGGTCGGCCTGGCCATCGGCGCGTTCAACGGCCTGCTGATCCTGCGGTTCGGGCTCTCGGCGTTCATCGTCACGCTCGGCATGCTGATCGTGCTGCGCGGCCTCCAGATCGGCATCACCGGCGGCCAGAACCTGTTCGAGTTGCCGGAGTCGGTGCTCTACCTGGGCAACGCCCTCTGGCTGGGCCTGCCGGCCTCGATCTGGATCTGCGCCATCCTGTTCGCGATCGGCATCGCGGTGCTCGGCTTCTTCAGGCACGGGCGCGCGGTGTACGCCATCGGCGGCAACCGTGACGCCGCCCGCGCGGCCGGCATCCGGGCCGACCGGGTGATGTGGATCGTGTTCATCGTCGGCGGCGTGCTCGCGGCCCTCGCCGGCCTGCTGATGACCGGCCGGCTCGGTTCGGTCGCGGCAGCACAGGGCGACGGCATGATCTTCACGGTGTTCGCGGCGGCCGTGATCGGCGGGGTCAGCATGGAGGGCGGCAAGGGCACGCTGTTCGGCGCGCTGTGCGGCGTCATCGTGCTCGGCCTGATCAACAACATCCTCACGCTCGCCGGCGTCTCGGCACAGTGGATCCAGGCCATCTACGGCCTGATCATCCTGGTGGCGCTGATGCTCGCCCGGTTGACGACCGGTAAGGCCCAGGACTGA
- a CDS encoding FadR/GntR family transcriptional regulator, which yields MALTDEAIDKIKEMIVSGALGPGDRLPKEADLAERLGLSRNSLREAVKALSIIKVLDVRQGDGTYVTSLSPDLLLESLSFVVDFHRDDTVLQFLEVRRILEPAATALASRRMNDADIAKLQRVLDELGASPSVEALVANDLEFHRAIAAGSGNAALCSLIDGLSGPTTRARIWRGLTQEGAVDKTREQHQAIVDAIAAREPELARSWATVHIAGVEEWLRQAL from the coding sequence GTGGCGTTGACCGACGAAGCCATCGACAAGATCAAGGAGATGATCGTCTCCGGGGCGCTCGGCCCCGGAGACCGGCTACCCAAGGAGGCCGATCTCGCCGAGCGGCTCGGGCTGTCTCGCAACTCGTTGCGCGAGGCGGTCAAGGCGCTGTCCATCATCAAGGTGCTCGACGTGCGGCAGGGCGACGGCACCTACGTCACCAGCCTCTCGCCCGACCTGCTGCTCGAGTCGCTGAGCTTCGTGGTCGACTTCCACCGCGACGACACCGTGCTCCAGTTCCTCGAGGTCCGCCGGATCCTGGAGCCGGCCGCCACGGCGCTGGCCTCGCGGCGGATGAACGATGCCGACATCGCGAAGCTGCAACGGGTGCTCGACGAGTTGGGTGCGTCTCCCTCGGTGGAGGCGCTGGTCGCCAACGACCTCGAGTTCCACCGGGCGATCGCGGCCGGCTCGGGCAACGCGGCGCTGTGCTCGCTGATCGACGGCCTCTCCGGGCCGACCACCCGCGCGCGGATCTGGCGGGGGCTCACCCAGGAGGGTGCGGTCGACAAGACCCGCGAGCAGCACCAGGCGATCGTCGACGCGATCGCCGCCCGCGAGCCCGAACTCGCCCGATCGTGGGCGACCGTGCACATCGCGGGTGTCGAGGAGTGGTTGCGACAGGCCCTTTGA
- a CDS encoding multicopper oxidase family protein — protein MTALDDPAEQATSSAGAHDHALFPSDPAQSSGGAEAAGRRSWVRHLTRWGAIGLSLILVGTLGYLWFDSRVPSTYSVLEMGYADYGGGAVPLAGHQHAGGVSVATLTGPSSGTPAVTATLTAREESFSLASGERVDGFTLNHASPGPEIRAKVGDLVQVDLVNESVPDGVALHWHGVRVPNAEDGVAGVTQDAVPVGGRHTYRFVVHDAGTYWYHSHQVSHEQVKGGLFGALVVDAAPSDVVAQVHTYDGRRTVQGATGERPIPAPAGVPTRLRLINTDNGPLPVSVTGAPYRVLAVDGHDLHGPTDITDRRLVIAAGGRADLSVTPPAGGGAVRVDLGAGSSLVVGPAGASAPAAVNPEAVVDLLTYGTPAPVDLDTSHFDRDFALSIGRSPGFLDGRPGLWWTMNGHLYPDVPMFMVRTGDIVKMTISNDSGEVHPMHLHGHVALVLSRNGVATSGSPWWTDSLDVDDGETYVIAFKADNPGIWLDHCHNLPHATDGMIAHLAYEGYTTPYVIGGKADNAPE, from the coding sequence ATGACGGCGCTTGACGACCCGGCCGAGCAGGCGACAAGCTCGGCCGGGGCGCACGACCATGCCCTTTTCCCTTCTGACCCGGCGCAGTCGTCCGGCGGTGCGGAGGCCGCCGGGCGTCGAAGCTGGGTCCGCCACCTCACCCGCTGGGGTGCGATCGGGTTGTCGCTGATCCTGGTGGGCACGCTCGGCTACCTCTGGTTCGACAGCCGGGTCCCGTCGACCTATTCGGTGCTCGAGATGGGCTACGCCGACTACGGCGGCGGCGCCGTTCCCCTGGCCGGGCACCAGCATGCCGGGGGAGTGAGCGTCGCAACCTTGACCGGCCCGTCTTCGGGAACGCCGGCGGTGACGGCGACGTTGACCGCGCGCGAGGAGTCGTTCTCGCTGGCTTCGGGGGAGCGGGTCGACGGCTTCACGCTCAACCACGCGTCGCCGGGTCCGGAGATCCGCGCGAAGGTCGGCGACCTGGTCCAGGTCGACCTGGTCAACGAGTCGGTGCCCGACGGTGTGGCGCTGCACTGGCACGGCGTGCGGGTGCCCAACGCCGAAGACGGTGTCGCCGGGGTGACCCAGGACGCGGTGCCGGTCGGCGGGCGGCACACCTACCGGTTCGTCGTGCACGATGCCGGCACCTACTGGTACCACTCCCATCAGGTGTCCCACGAACAGGTGAAAGGCGGCTTGTTCGGCGCCCTGGTGGTCGACGCGGCCCCCTCCGACGTCGTGGCCCAGGTGCACACCTACGACGGCCGGCGCACGGTGCAGGGCGCGACCGGGGAGCGGCCGATCCCGGCGCCGGCCGGGGTGCCCACCCGGCTGCGGCTGATCAACACCGACAACGGGCCGCTGCCGGTGTCGGTGACCGGGGCGCCCTACCGGGTGCTCGCGGTCGACGGCCACGACCTGCACGGCCCGACCGACATCACCGACCGGCGGCTGGTGATCGCGGCCGGCGGTCGCGCCGACCTCTCGGTCACGCCACCGGCCGGAGGCGGCGCCGTCCGGGTCGACCTCGGCGCCGGCTCGTCGCTGGTGGTCGGTCCCGCGGGCGCGTCGGCGCCGGCCGCGGTCAACCCGGAGGCGGTGGTCGACCTGCTGACCTACGGCACGCCGGCCCCGGTCGACCTGGACACGTCACACTTCGACCGCGACTTCGCGTTGAGCATTGGCCGGTCGCCCGGCTTCCTCGACGGCCGCCCCGGGCTGTGGTGGACGATGAACGGCCACCTCTACCCCGACGTGCCGATGTTCATGGTGCGCACCGGCGACATCGTCAAGATGACGATCAGCAACGACTCGGGCGAGGTGCACCCGATGCACCTGCACGGCCACGTAGCCCTGGTGTTGTCCCGCAACGGTGTGGCGACCAGCGGCAGTCCATGGTGGACCGACTCGCTCGACGTCGACGACGGCGAAACCTACGTGATCGCCTTCAAGGCCGATAATCCCGGCATCTGGCTCGACCACTGCCACAACCTGCCCCACGCCACCGACGGGATGATCGCCCACCTGGCATACGAGGGATATACGACTCCCTACGTAATCGGAGGAAAGGCCGACAACGCGCCCGAGTGA